In Ornithodoros turicata isolate Travis chromosome 1, ASM3712646v1, whole genome shotgun sequence, the DNA window ggatcgttccgaggccaacaaaaaccttcaaagggattattcgtggtcttatgaatgacgcctgaacagacaaaacgttttcgaggtattgcaccctcggttcttagcccctcgaaatccgaacaacaaacgggtttttgcagaagtgttcctgacctcaattgacacagcggaagccatggtccaaagcaaaattaaactatttagtattgcataataaacagagtgtgaatgcgctaacatctgtgttttgtgagactgatacagaagagggcatggtccaaagcaaaattacacaatatattgcattataaacaccaTATCAACTCGGagatactgttccatttgctcgatagtactcacttaacggaattttcgatttatgaatccctcgatttatgaacgatttttcggggaaccgacggtgttcataaatcgagggttgactgtacccTGTTTCAGTCTGAATCTTTCTGAAATGCTAATTTTAGGCTAATCATTTTGCTTTTACCTAGTCACTAAccaccattgtcttggcgcacgATGGCCTGAGTTGCTTGTGCGCCATATCACTCAGCAGTTATCTATAAACAGACTCATATTGTGTGCATGCAGTTTGCAGTCTCACTGTATCAAAAACACCATCTAGTTCAGAGAGCACAATCAATAGCCGCTTTTGTGGCTTGCAGAGCACAGAACCTCGtgctttgctgggtgcccagtcaTGTCGACATACCCGGAAACGAGCGTGCAGATATGGCTGCTGTTGCCgcacatgaaagcgagcttacacCGCAAGAAATGCTGAGCCATGATCTAAGGTATGTTCTAAGAACGAAACTTTATGCAGAATGGCGGTGCCACTGGGAAAGATAGGACCGAAATAAGTTGCAGCTGGTTAAACCTATGATAGGAAGTGCACAAAAACCAGGAAGCCGTAAGCAGGAAGTGGTATTTTGCAGACTAAGAATTGGGCACACATATTTGACTCATAATTTTTACTACGTAAGGAAGACCCACCTCAATGTTTAAATTGTGGAACACAGCTCTCTGTGTTAGACATACTAATCTCATAGCCATCACAGGAACGTGAACGTCGTCACTGTTTTAGTATATTTTATACAAATTTTGCCCAGTTGCACCCAGCGTTATTGCTGGGAGACAATTCTGTTGTACCTTTTTCAAACGtgtacagttttttttaaacTATATTGGTTACACGAGGGATATATAAACCTACTCCCCTTGCTTTTTATCCTCCAGTCTATCATTTTGCGCTTCCGGTGTTTAGGTCAACTCAAACACCTCTTTTAGCATAATCAGCTTTATCCTTATTCTCTAGATCATCATGCATTTACCATGGTTGACGCATCATGGCCTTAGTCGTCTTTGCGCCATAAAActaatatcatcatcatcatcatcatcagtacccccccccccccccgtaagaGAAATTTTTACTTAATGTCTAAAGCAAAGCTATGTCTAAAGCAATGTGTACTGCGAATATCGGCACATTTGCCCATGCCGCTTATCATAGGAGAAGATTAGTTTGAAGCTGCCGAAACACGTCTGGTCTTCCGACGACGGAGGTCCACGTAATTGCAACACACTTCTTCTGGTGTCACCGTTGCAAGATTGCGCCCTGCATGGCCAATCTGTCGTCCCTGCAGATCCACGCCTAGCCTATGCTATTGACGGCCCCACGCTCGAAGAAAGCCTTCAACTGAGCCGTCGCAGTCAAATTTCGACATTGATCACCAAAaggcggatttttaggcactgaAAAACTGTGCATTAGGCGCCTAAAGGGCAGTAAGAAAAGTTTAAAAAGGCACTTTCTTGGAAAAGGCACTAGCAATATTAGTAATATAACTTCACTAAAGGAGTCATCGGACACCGTTCTTCAAGTAGGATGCGCTAGATCGTTCCTCAGGAGTCGCATTCCCCTCTTATATTGATAAAATAAGGCGCAATATAAGTTGGCCCAGGATACAACTGCTGATGCCTTCCAGTGAAATTCCTCCGACAACCAGCGCTCCttttcatttatatttttcctttcttttttttttttttttttcttgttaacGAGGGCCGCAGAAGCAAGTAACACGACAATCCAACCCGCATAAAAAAGACACGAATAATGGTCCAGGAACGACAATCGACAAAGCACACAGCTTCGATCATATTCGTACACGCATACAAAAGAACGAAAggtgaaaaaaggaaaagcaagaAAAGCCAACAAGCACGGACGTTATAATCGGTGAACGCTTTACTGCTGGCAAATTGCGGGAGACAATGACGTCCAGAAAGGAATTCTCGTCAGCTTCGGTGAAATTACGTGGAAAACTTTAGGCGGTACCGACTGCGCCGTTCCGATTGACACGCCTCGTATCATTTCTTAGCTGGTGAAGGTGTGAAATGGGGAGAGCGCGCACAGGAGGTATATAAGACGGACTGCAACACTGGAAAGGTTGTATTTCACCAGAGTGGGTTTTACAGCACAAGTATGATCGCTAGGGTAAGTTGCCGTCATTCCCTGGGCTGGTAAAATAACAGAGCATATAAAGGGAGGCATTTATGTTATCTTTATTCTATCGGGTTTCTTTGAGAGTTGAAACAAAATTAAACCCGATGACATATTTCGATCCATGCCTTAGATGAccaactgtgtgtgtgtgtgtgtgtgtgtgtgttttacttCATTCGTACAATATGATGTATAGCACACAATAAGTATAGAACTACTATATTAGATAGAAAACAGTAAAACACAATCGATCAATATGTAAAATCTAAAATAACGACATCACGATAAATAGGGTGTTTTCATTCCTTAGATATATTTTTTACAAAGAAAGCTACGACAGCACCATacatgccgtttttgcagttgagttatactgTCATGCGCACATCCTCTCGAAGGCAGTATGTAATGACAGGATAACTAATTTCCTAAAATTAATAAATtcactctttaattagggactTTCGTGCAAAAGTGTGAGGTAGTAGAATGGGAAAGAATCATGGTCGAAAGCACCTCTACTACTAAAAAATCCTGCACGAACGCGTGTGTTGGTAGCTATGGCCGAATATTTCCATAACAAAAggcgttgggctagttggtatacATACGACGGTATGGAATGCGCACAAAAAACACAGATGGAGGAATGGATAACAGCAGGGACAACAACTTCCTCCGTCCGTGTTTTTTGTGCGCATTCCATAATGTCGAATATTGCCATGCGGATGAGCCGAAGCCAAAACGACGTGCGTCAGGAGCACATGACCTTTGTCGTCATAGGCTTATCTGAGAAGCAAAGCGGTTGTTGTgcccagcagatcagcaccCAGTGCGGTTGTCTCTATAGCttcaaagcacgtgaccctgtGACGTGGAATAAGCGCAGATTTCCCTCCGCTTCTGATGCGTGCGGTTTCGGCTCATCTGCATAGGAAAATTTCGCGATctatatttcaacgcacgtgttCCCttcaggattaaaaaaaaagcacacagacacacacacaaatgactTTCAACGAAGATTTGCTTTTGCACAAAggcccctaattaaagagttagttaatgaatttttgttatttttacaCAGTAGTCTCATACTCTATTCGACAATGTCCGCCTGCCGGATAACCCGCCTGCAACGACAGTATAAAAATGAGTAAACTAGGAAATAATTCCATAAATGGCAGCAAAAAGGGAATAGTAGGCTGTGTGAATAATCATTTCAAATAATGAAACAACAGACACAACATTTGGATGATAACGAGGAGGATCACCTATCGGcacaaaaaaggaagaaaggaaaagcgtcccaagcagcaaaatgtactgaaagtcgagtgcaataggggtggacgggtaggtgcaaggccttgaacagactcgggaaactaaagaacattgatgagacacataccgtccacccctattgcactcgactttcggtacattgtgctgcttgggatatgtCCTCCAAGCTTGGTGCATGGGTACCTAGAGAACATCAAGTACGATCTCCCCCACTAAAGTACTTCGCcctcactatttttttttttttttcagttgaagGAACTATTCAGGTTCAATAACATACGCTCATGAGAGCTAACACGCTTATTGCTTAATCACATGAAGATGATAATTAGCGGTTTCATGGGCGCAACGACAACACAAGAAAATTTACTGGTGCGAAGTATTTGGCGTTGAACTGGAATTTCCGGGACATCAATATTTTTGAGACCTCAATGACACATGAAAGGTGAAGCTTATCAGTCGATAAAGCATTGAGAAAACACAGATCCAACAGTTCAACGCTTCCCGCGAAGCACCAAATATAGTGTTCTGTGAGTGTTTGAGTGTGTTCATCAATGCAGTTAAGTAGTTAACCATTAATGTAGGACGCTTTCCACTCTGGATTAGTCACTCAAGACGCATTGTGTATCTCCGACACACCAGTGAGTTACGTTTTTATTTCAGATCACAGTGGTTCTTGCCGTATCGGCCCTCGCCCTTGCTGGGGGTCATGGGGGTCACGGAGGGCACAGTCACCAACATAGACACCAAGATGTAAGAAATGTTCTCAGTTGCAATCGCAAAGAAGACTTGTTTCATCAAACTTGTTTTTCTTCGCCCCCTAAGTCGAAAGAAAGGAGCCTTCCATGAAATGTCCTTCTAAAGCTTGCATCTCACCTTAAAACAATACGAGGAAGTTGAGCTACGCAGGATGATCTAAATAAATTCACGTTGAATTACAATATCTTTTGAATAACTACAGCTTCTTTGCGGTAGTTTTTTCTGTGCACTTACATTTGTAAGTATAATATTCCCTTCTTAGTTTGAAGAGAAAACAGACTTTGATTTCTTAAAGGTTTACAGAAAAACAGATTTAATCTTTATTGCCCTCTTCCATTCGCAGAGGTCGCTCAACTCTTGAGGTCCATGACAATCAAGTGACCGAATGTTATGTCTGTCCTTCAGCAGAGTACTTATGCTTGAAAATTCGTGGTATCTATATGTGACATTCACGTGACTTTACGTCTAAATTTTTTGTTTGACCGTGGATCACGTGCTCCCCGAGTGTTGAAAAACAGAAATGATTGTTGGGCCGCTTTGTAATGCGTTTGTATGTCGACTCGCCGACGCACCCTTGCTGGTATGTTTAATGCCTTTGCGTGCAAAGGTTTTCCACCaattccgttttctttttcatttctttcctttcctaTTTCTTTTCGTCTTTCGTTTGCTGACATAGGACCATGGACACTACAAGTTTGGCTACGACATCGTCAACTACTACGGTGCCAGGAATGGTCGCTGGGAGGCTGGGTCTGCTTATGGCCCCGTCGTAGGCTCTTATTACCTCGGCGACATCGACGGTAGACGCCGTACCGTTGACTACGTAGCAGACAAGCACGGCTTCCGCGCCATGGTGAAGACCAACGAACCCGGCACCAAGACTAGTCTTCCAGCCGCCACACCTTACGTATCTGCTCACGGAAAGCACGTTCCAGCGTACGGCCACAGCGGTTACGGTCACGGAGGATACGGTTACGGTGGATATGGTCACGGCGGCTATGGAGGTTACGGTGGATATGGCGGATACGGCCATGGAGGTTATGGCCGCGGATTCTACGGTTAAGAGTTCCAGAACGACCTTATGTGTTTTTTCTGCAACCTTCGTGTGCTTTCTGCTGTGAGTATAGCCTAACCTAAGGCTGAATCCTTCTCTCTTAGCTTTATTATTTTCTGCTTTGATTCCGACGTTCACAACAGACGCCTCAAAAACTTTCTTAAATTTTTGGACGACGATATTCAATTGCCACAACGGCccaaaaaattatatttatttGATTTAGTACGACAAATCAGTCTCGCCCAAGGCGATAGTATGCAAACTATAGATGTCAGTGAACATTACGCACTTCCACGATTTTTGTGAAAGGAGCCGAAGAACACCTTAGTTTGGTATTCCAcaagagtaggtgacgtcatcgagGATTGGCGTctctctcctagcaacagcgccaGCCTCTCCGCTTTCCATAGAACGTTGGAGGtatgccagcagctgtggtgaaGAGACGGCAATCGACCTCAACAATGTTGTCAGACGCGTTGGTAGATTGGGCACTCCATGACGTCAAACCTCACcaaactagaaattaattttatggtACTTCCGCCACAACGGAAAACAATATTTCGGGGGAATCCGTAGATGGGAATTACATAAATTATGTAGGATCCTGAAAACACGAGATCTAGTCCGTTATAGCATTTTTTAAGAGTGGAAGCCCAAATAGATTCGTGAGATTCCTATTGGGTTATATTGCATATCAAGTTGACGACAATCTACCCTTCATTGCAGTTTGGTAAAGCTCATGCGAGGATCGCTTCCAGGTGCATTGTCCCAGACGTTATGAGCTTGTATTTCGCCTACCCTAGATATTCAGTGTTTAGAAATACCTGTACACCTACAACACCATCATTTTGCAACATGACTCCACATTTGTGTTTTGAACCTGTTTGCACCATTTTCTATATGTTGATAATAACTGGTAGAGGTCTCTCGTCACGCAAATCAAAAGTCCCCAGGAATTTCCCGAACACTCCGGGAAATATTCTAAAGCGCGAATACCGCGCGACTAGGAACATGAAAACGGTAATTAACATTTTCTAAAGTATGCGCGAACGAGACGAGGCGGGATCATATGTATGCGGATGGTCGCAGCTATGCCGCACGACTTGATATAGCTGACTATTTTAAACTAAGATTAGTAAGTCAAAGCTGGCGAGATCCAATTTCGGCCCTTTTTTATGATCATGTTCAGTGTCTCTCTGGCATAGCTAAACATACCTCACGTTGCAGACCAATGAGCCATTGCGCCCTAACCGGCTCCATGGTGTTGGCGATTCCATTCTTCCACGCTGAATACGTTTCACTTCCATGGCGACTTTAATGAGTTTACCTCGTTTTAATGCGTAAAATGGAAAAGGCTGTATGCATGTACGTGTATGAAATGGTGAAGCCCCACCGAGGCTGCCGTagaagtggacatgtaaagggaatataagagggtaaatgtaaatggagataATTGACTAGAAACTGAGGTAGTCGGAGGTAATTAAGGTAGGTAAGAAGGTAATAATAATGGAAGGTAATTAGAGATAATTAAAcgcaattaaagcaagaaagttgagtttaaaggtaatgaatgtaagatatatgaaattaagagaaagattaaatgaagtTAAAGATTACCagaggtaaccgcaggttactgGAGGTGATTAAATGTAATTAAGGGTAACTCACGtcaattaaagggtaattgagAGAAATGAAAGCAAGTAATCGTAATTAGAGGCAATTAAAgcaaattcaagattacctcttGTAAcgtgcggttaccttcggtatttAAAGAGTAATTACAGAGTAATAGGAACTATTTGAGACTAATTAAAGCTTGCTTAAATGGACTTATACa includes these proteins:
- the LOC135378804 gene encoding cuticle protein 14-like, which translates into the protein MSNIAMRMSRSQNDVRQEHMTFVVIGLSEKQSGCCAQQISTQCGCLYSFKALTFLFQITVVLAVSALALAGGHGGHGGHSHQHRHQDDHGHYKFGYDIVNYYGARNGRWEAGSAYGPVVGSYYLGDIDGRRRTVDYVADKHGFRAMVKTNEPGTKTSLPAATPYVSAHGKHVPAYGHSGYGHGGYGYGGYGHGGYGGYGGYGGYGHGGYGRGFYG